GACCTTTCTTCCCGTGATGTCAAAAATCTTGATTAAATACGGTCGTGAGAGTTTAAGTTTGATCGCCCGACCGATACTGTTTATCTTCTCAATCCTCACCGGTTCTTCAACAAATTCAGTAATCCCCTGGGTTACGGTGTTTTTCTGAATTATCCATGTTTCCGGGTCGACCGTAATTGAAACGGGCTCCTGAGCAAGGACGAATTCAAAGTGCTGAGGAGATTGGTTTATCGACAGGGTGATCAGCGTGTCACCAGCTGCATAATTGACGCCGATCGGCAGCGGCATATGAAATACAGCAGGTCCCATGGTCTGGGTCTGGGTGACGTCGAGCAACAGACGCCAGTTGGGCGCTTCATAGACCTTTCTCCAGACAATGTCGTAGATGGGATAGTACAGGTCATAAACCCATTCCTGGAAGAACCAGTCATAATCACCGCCCAGCACCTGATTCATTATCTGATTGAGGTCAGCGGTTGAGGCGTTCTTGTAGGCGAAGGAATCCCGATATGTGGACATCAATGTCAGCCAGGTATTGTCGTCTCCGCACAAATACCTTATCATATGAAGAACCCACGCGCCCTTGCAATATGAGTGACCCCAGTCAAAGATATAACTGTCAGGCGGGTCGTAAATCGGATGTGGATAGGACGCCTCTGAAGAAAAATAACTGTTTCTTCTCGAAACCATCACGTCGATGAATGCCTGATGCCCTTCGCGGCGTTCCCGATAAAGGGCGTCACAATAAGTGGCAAAACCTTCATTCAACCAGACGTTTTTCCAGCCGAAACAGGTTATCATATCACCCCACCACTGGTGTGAGGTCTCATGCGCCATAAGATAATAGTCGTTGCCCACAAAACCCGGACGATAGATTGAACTCATCGTCTGATGCTCCATGCCCGCATAAGAAAAAGGATAGAGGATATCCATTCCATAGCGGTCAAACGGATAACTTCCAAAGAGTGAATCATAGAAGTAGAGGATGTCGGTCGTATATTGAAAAGCCGTCGGTGCATAGATTGTATCCTGGGGCCAGAAGTAGTATTTAATTTCGACGCTGTCTCCGGTCCCAGGCACGAACCAGTCTGAATAGGTGGTAAAGACACTCGAGGCGAAGTGTATCAGATAAGGAGCAATCGGCTGATCGTGCTTCCAATGATAGGTCGCCCTGCCGTCAGACACCTCTTTACCGAGGTATTCACCGGTTGCACAGACCGTAAAGGAATCAGGCACTGTAATATAGAACTCAACCCCGTAGTCTGCCTTGTCCCAGACCCGGTCATAGCACGGCAGCCAGCGCCGGGTGCAGAAGGGACAGCCCAGGGTGTAAGAGATCGGGTGGGAGCTCTGATAAAAGAGATACCCCATACTGCCTGAGGCAGTACCGCTGTAGCCCACCATAATATTAAAAGAGTCATTGACGTTCTGGGGCTGGGGAAGGGTGACGTAAAGGGTTTCGTAATTGTGGGTGTATGAGGCGGCAGTAACACCGTCGACCTTCACTGAATCGACATTGAGCCCTAAAAGATGCAGGTCCACGGTCGTCAGATTGTTCTGATTACTGCGTGCGGCAATTGTGACTGCACCCTCTAAGTAGCGTGAATCCATGGGTAAAGTCAGGTCGATTAAATAGTGGAGCACGTCATAGGAATGGGTGGATTCTGCCCGGACAGTCTCAGGATAAAAGACCTGTTTGTTTTCGATATTGTCAAAAAATGATTGATTGACCAGAATTAAAATTATAAGTGCGGTCATAAAACCTCCTTGAAAATTATAGACAGAAGGGTTTAAATGTCAAGAAAAACCAGGAGGTGAACGGAAAAAGGGAAGATTCAAAGATGGTTCAAAAATATCTGCTTGAGAAAAAAAATTTATCCCAGGATGAGGGTAAGTTCCCGCAGTAATTCAGCCGCGAGCGTGCCTGATTGCCAAGGTGAAGCGGCTAATGGATTGTATTCCACGATATCTGCACCGACCACCTCTTTATCCCTGAACAACAACAGCGCCTGGACCAATTCCTGATAAGAGACACCTCCAGGACAGGGCGTGGCGACCGCCGGCGCGACACCGGGGTCTAAAACGTCCACGTCGATCGATAAATAGATCGGGGTTTTAATGGTGTTGATGACTGCACTCAGGGGTTTAAAGACTTCAAATTTATAAATATGTTTATGAAACCCGAATTCCTGTTCTGTGCCGGAACGAATCCCGAATTGATACAAATTTTCAACCCCGATCAATTCACTCACACGACGCATCACTGTGGCGTGACATATCTTTTCTCCAAGATACTGGTCGCGCAGGTCACAATGGGCGTCCAATACAAAAACAGTAATATCTTTGAACTTTTCTTTGTAGAATCTTATCAGCGGAAGGGATATTGTGTGTTCGCCACCGAGTCCGATGATCTTTTTATTATAACCGATAGAAGCCAAATTTTTCTTTATCTCGACTTCCCAGTCCCGCGTCTCAAAAGAGACATCACCAAAATCACAAATTTCTTTCTGAGAAGGGCTCTCTTTCTGGTACGGCGAATAGTCTTCGATATTTTCAGTGCAGAGGCGAATATATACAGGTCCGAATCTTGAACCCGGGATAAATGAAGAGGTGCGGTCATAGGGAAGACCGAGCACGACAATTTCCGCCCGATCCAATGAAGAGTTTGCATAGAACAATTTCATGATAATTCCAAGTGTTCAAATCCGACAGGACTACGCCGCCTCAGCGTATCCCAGGGCACCTGCCATGGTAATCACTTTTATCGGGCAGACCTCAAAGCAGCGGCCGCATCCAATACATTTGTCTTTTATCACTGTATGCCGCTTGCCCGGCTCTCCCTCAATCGCCTTGAACTGACAGACCTTTACACATTCACCGCAGCCATTACACTTTGACGAGATAATGGCATAGGGCCGAGCTTTTGCACGGTCAACAAATGATTTGGTCGGGCACTTGTGAAAACATATGCCGCAGGAAGTGCACTTTTCAAAATCTATCTTCGGCAGGTTACCCTGCATGGCGATGGCTCCCTCATAAGGACATACCTTGACACAGAGGGTACATCCGATACAGCCGACCTTGCAGACGTTCTTTACAGCCTTGCCCTTATCCAGGGTTTTGCAGGCGAGAAAAATCAACTGGGAACGGGGAATGAGTTCCAGCACCTGACGTGGACATTCCCTGACACAGACACCGCAGGCAGTACACTTATCCGGATCAATGATCGGCAGACGGTCTGGCCCCATTGTTATGGCGCCGAACGGACACACCGCGGCACAATGGCCTCCTCCTAAACACCCGTATTCACACGCCTTATTACCGCCCAGAAGGATATAGTTACTTCGGCAGTCACCAGGACCCCGATATTCAAATTTCTCAACCGCATCATTTATGCCGCCGCGGCACCTGAGCACGCATATCTGGGGCTCGGTCGCCTCAACCTTAATTCCGAGAATCTCACCGATCTTCTTCGCTGTTTCAGAACCACCCACTGTACATAAATTCGCCGCGACCCCGTCTTTTTCCGCAGCCAGGGCATGGGCATACGCCTCACAGCCGGGAAATCCACAGGCACCGCAATTAACACCGGGCAGGATCTCTTTCAATCTCTTTTCCTGCTCACTGATCTTTACGGAGAGTTTTTTAAAGGCAAGTGCGAGAACGACCCCGAAGACCAGACTCAGCCCGCCCAGGCCTGCCAGTGATTTCAAGATTGCTGTCGTATCCATTTTACTTCATTATATTTAATTTTACTTAAGTGTCAATATAAAGGCTATGCTTAAACCGTCTTTATGCCCAACCGTTTCTTGCCGGCGACGATTCTCTGCTCAAAAGGGGAAGACCGGATTGTCGCAAGCTCTTTTTTTGCCTGTCGGGCGATCTCCTCTGCTGAATCATTTTCTCCAAAGAGACTCTCATAGACCTTGGCACCGGCGATCTTTCCTTCCAACATGGCGGTCGACGCCTCTTCAATGCAGGCGAGGTCACCGCACACGAAGATATGGGAACGAGAGGTCTGCATATCCTCGTTATGATAGGGGATATGGCCTCCGAGTTCAGGGATAAAGTCAATACGGCAGCCGGCGTGATAGAGCAGTTCACACAGCGGTGACAGACCAATCGCAATAAGAACCATATCACAGTCAATGAGCTTTTCGGTTCCTTTGATACACCTGTATTTATCGTCGACTTCGGCAATGACCGCTCCTTCAACGCAATCTTTGCCCCGGGCTTCAAGGATGGTGTGCTTCAGATAAATGGGCACGCCTGCCCGTTTGATCTTTGCCGCATGCACATAATAACCACCCACCTTGTCCATAATCTCCACGATCGCCGCCACCTCAACACCAGCCTGTAACAGCTGATAAGGAACGATCAAACCGATGTTACCGGAGCCGATGACCAGTGCCTTTTTGCCGGGAACCACGCCGTACACATTCATCATTGTCTGAACCGCTCCGGCTCCATAGACTCCGGGAAGATCGGCGTTTTCAAAGGCGAGCATATTTTCGCTTGCGCCGGTCGCAAAGACGTATCTCTTAGCCTTGACCTGAAACAAACGGTCATTGCGGAGCACGCCGATCGTGTCGTCATCATAATAGCCGACAACTGTAGCATTGTGCAGAACCTCAATCTTCAATTCCTCGACCCTGTCAGTCAGGATCTTCGCGATATTTATCCCTCTCACTCCACAATAGTGGGCTTTGGAGCCGAAAAACTTGTGTGTCTGTTTAACCAACTGGCCGCCGAGCATCGGGTTGTCGTCGATGATAAGCGGCTCTGCACCAAGCTCTTTCGCGGTAATAGCTGCTTCCAGACCCGCGGGACCGCCGCCGATAACGCAAATATCGACATCTGAATATCTGTGTTCCGCCATTACAACCTCCCTCTGCCTTTTTGTCGGCGCACCTTCATTCCCGCCTTAAGCGGCTCCATACAGACCATAACATTGGGTTTTCCATCAACCTCCATTAAACAGGACGAACATTTTCCAACGGCACAGAAAAATCCCCGGGGTCGATTATGCCTCTTTGAATAACTGTAGACTTT
This genomic window from candidate division WOR-3 bacterium contains:
- a CDS encoding M1 family peptidase, with the translated sequence MTALIILILVNQSFFDNIENKQVFYPETVRAESTHSYDVLHYLIDLTLPMDSRYLEGAVTIAARSNQNNLTTVDLHLLGLNVDSVKVDGVTAASYTHNYETLYVTLPQPQNVNDSFNIMVGYSGTASGSMGYLFYQSSHPISYTLGCPFCTRRWLPCYDRVWDKADYGVEFYITVPDSFTVCATGEYLGKEVSDGRATYHWKHDQPIAPYLIHFASSVFTTYSDWFVPGTGDSVEIKYYFWPQDTIYAPTAFQYTTDILYFYDSLFGSYPFDRYGMDILYPFSYAGMEHQTMSSIYRPGFVGNDYYLMAHETSHQWWGDMITCFGWKNVWLNEGFATYCDALYRERREGHQAFIDVMVSRRNSYFSSEASYPHPIYDPPDSYIFDWGHSYCKGAWVLHMIRYLCGDDNTWLTLMSTYRDSFAYKNASTADLNQIMNQVLGGDYDWFFQEWVYDLYYPIYDIVWRKVYEAPNWRLLLDVTQTQTMGPAVFHMPLPIGVNYAAGDTLITLSINQSPQHFEFVLAQEPVSITVDPETWIIQKNTVTQGITEFVEEPVRIEKINSIGRAIKLKLSRPYLIKIFDITGRKVFETEAAELIYRPLSAGVYHVVVGDRTSRVVVIK
- the speB gene encoding agmatinase, yielding MKLFYANSSLDRAEIVVLGLPYDRTSSFIPGSRFGPVYIRLCTENIEDYSPYQKESPSQKEICDFGDVSFETRDWEVEIKKNLASIGYNKKIIGLGGEHTISLPLIRFYKEKFKDITVFVLDAHCDLRDQYLGEKICHATVMRRVSELIGVENLYQFGIRSGTEQEFGFHKHIYKFEVFKPLSAVINTIKTPIYLSIDVDVLDPGVAPAVATPCPGGVSYQELVQALLLFRDKEVVGADIVEYNPLAASPWQSGTLAAELLRELTLILG
- a CDS encoding 4Fe-4S dicluster domain-containing protein, translating into MDTTAILKSLAGLGGLSLVFGVVLALAFKKLSVKISEQEKRLKEILPGVNCGACGFPGCEAYAHALAAEKDGVAANLCTVGGSETAKKIGEILGIKVEATEPQICVLRCRGGINDAVEKFEYRGPGDCRSNYILLGGNKACEYGCLGGGHCAAVCPFGAITMGPDRLPIIDPDKCTACGVCVRECPRQVLELIPRSQLIFLACKTLDKGKAVKNVCKVGCIGCTLCVKVCPYEGAIAMQGNLPKIDFEKCTSCGICFHKCPTKSFVDRAKARPYAIISSKCNGCGECVKVCQFKAIEGEPGKRHTVIKDKCIGCGRCFEVCPIKVITMAGALGYAEAA